One window from the genome of Methanoculleus sp. 7T encodes:
- a CDS encoding ferritin family protein, with the protein MKSEDFQKIIANAIDSEVESYTFYKSVSDRAKDPSLKTIFLDLAEDEKHHREYLQNVLLGKVEKMQFKAVSDYKVTDAIEEPELSVDMKPLEGLLLAIKKELHAAQMYTRLAGASSSMEQKMVFEQLANMEKGHKARLEDLYTNMAYPEAW; encoded by the coding sequence ATGAAGTCCGAAGATTTCCAGAAGATCATCGCAAACGCAATCGACAGCGAAGTAGAATCGTACACCTTCTACAAGTCGGTGTCTGATAGAGCCAAAGATCCAAGCCTGAAGACCATCTTCCTCGACCTCGCAGAGGACGAGAAGCACCACCGCGAGTACCTCCAGAACGTGCTGCTCGGCAAGGTAGAGAAGATGCAGTTTAAGGCGGTCAGCGACTACAAGGTCACCGATGCCATTGAAGAGCCCGAGCTCTCGGTCGATATGAAGCCGCTCGAAGGCTTGCTCCTGGCCATCAAGAAAGAACTGCATGCCGCACAGATGTACACCCGGCTTGCCGGTGCAAGTTCCAGTATGGAACAGAAGATGGTCTTTGAGCAGCTTGCAAACATGGAGAAGGGGCACAAGGCACGGCTTGAGGATCTCTACACAAACATGGCATACCCTGAGGCGTGGTAA
- a CDS encoding DUF5591 domain-containing protein, with amino-acid sequence MTQIRNTGAPGRVVEVVQDRRGNQIEIFDPPFYRKEFEDAYRFIIDDYPVAPKEIGLFLPCAVRKPYSQSPSHKLFRRIIDGVLDPEDYHIVIFGTCGTVPAELEGMYPYRNYHYMLGKTTDGRVRRDFHRIEVYRLKGYLEKTRDTYRHRLAYCIGPFRKAMVEASEETGIAVDLLPSDPMIERLYDIDCPFPEGSLSMQGYIDEFREGLARLSQLLPGKRGIGLGTAHDSRNP; translated from the coding sequence ATGACGCAGATTAGGAATACAGGTGCTCCCGGGCGGGTCGTTGAGGTTGTGCAGGACAGGCGCGGGAATCAGATCGAGATATTCGACCCTCCTTTCTACCGGAAGGAGTTTGAGGACGCATACCGGTTCATTATCGACGATTATCCGGTGGCGCCGAAGGAGATTGGGCTATTCCTGCCCTGCGCCGTGCGGAAACCCTATAGCCAGAGCCCGAGCCATAAACTCTTCCGGCGGATCATCGACGGCGTCCTCGACCCGGAGGACTACCATATCGTCATATTCGGCACCTGCGGGACCGTCCCCGCGGAGCTCGAAGGCATGTATCCCTACCGAAACTATCACTACATGCTCGGCAAGACCACGGACGGCCGGGTCCGGCGGGACTTCCACCGGATTGAGGTATACCGGCTGAAAGGCTACCTCGAGAAGACCCGTGATACCTACCGGCACCGGCTCGCCTACTGTATCGGGCCGTTTCGGAAAGCGATGGTGGAGGCGTCCGAGGAGACCGGGATCGCCGTCGACCTGCTGCCCTCCGACCCCATGATCGAACGGCTCTATGATATCGACTGCCCATTCCCGGAGGGCAGCCTCTCGATGCAGGGGTATATCGACGAGTTCCGGGAGGGCCTCGCGAGGTTGTCGCAGTTGCTCCCAGGGAAGAGGGGGATTGGACTCGGAACAGCGCACGATAGCAGGAACCCCTGA